The Natronogracilivirga saccharolytica region GTTCACGAAGCTCTTTTGCATTCACAGGTTCCAGTGCGGATGGCTGTTCGTGCAAATCCTGCATGAGTTGCCGTATCTCGGAATTCAATGTAAAACCAAGGTCGCGAAGTCCCTTCCAGGCACTGAAAACCTGTTTGCCGGCAAGGTAGTAGTAGCTGTACTTTCCTCTCTTTTCCGCACGCACCAGACGGACTTTTTTCAGATTCTGAAGGTGTTGCGATGTGCTGGCTATACTGCTGCCGGTTTGTTCGGATATGTATTCAACAGAAGCGGGACCCTGAGCCAGAAGCTCAAGAATCTCAAGCCGAAGCGGATGTCCCAATGCTTTGGTGAGATCAGCCAGCTCTTCGTATACCTGTTTTTTGAATGACCGGATTTGCATGGTTGTGATTTTTTATTCCAGGTTGACAATGAGCAAGTTAATCATTATCAAACTATCATTCAGCTGAATAATATAATGATTGAATGAATGCAGTGGAATCTCTGCACTTTCCGGTCATAATAAACCGTCAATAATAACCCGTCAAAGCAGGACAGCCTCAGACCAAAGCCTGGGCTTTGCGGAACAGAAGATTTTTTTCAAGATGCACGTGTTTATGAAGATCCTCTTCAAATCCGGCCAGGTTTTTGTAAAGAATTCGGTATTTAGTGCAGGCATCATCGGGAGGAGTAAAGCCATTGCTCGCTTGTCTGATGGAAGCCATGAGGTTGCCGGCACCTTCATGATCTTCATGAAGCAGCTCCAGTCCGTCGTGCAGCTTTTTTACTGTATCTGCATCAATTGCTGCTCCTTTATTGCTCATCTCTTCTATCTTTCGAATTAGTGGAAAGACCTTTTTTTCCTCTTCTTCCAGGTGATCGAGCATGTCCTCGGAGAGCTCCAGGAAATCCTGATAAATGGTTATGTTCCACGGGTGGCGCTGACCATGAACATGGGCCACTTTTTTTGCATAATCTGCTATTTCATATACTTTCTGACGGACAAACCGGTGATGCCTGCTTTCAATGTAATCAATCAGCAAACCCGGGCTCCAGTCCTGAAATTGTTCATCAGATGCTTCCCTTTTTTCCAGTGCATCCAGAAGTTTTCCGGATACCTCCTCAGTTGAGATTCCTTTCCTTTCACATGCTTCCCGGAGTGTGATATCCCCTCCGCAGCAAAAATCAATACCATACTCCCGGAACACGCCGGCGGCATGGTAGTTTGAGCAGACAATGTCACTTACGGTGGTTTGATGCAATTCAGATGTGTTCATTTTTGTAAACGTTTGGATTAATTGTGATTAAGGTGTCAATATTCAAGGGGATGACAATGATGTTGTTGTATATCAGAGCGTACAACCTGCCGGGGTATGTAAGTACGAAACTGGAATTAAGAGTATTGTGTCTTAAATATATTTAATAATGCCTCTGCCCGGCAATTAACGTTATATGTACACTTTCCGGGAGAACGGTTGCGGCGAAGCCGATACCATTCAGCCGGAAGCGAATAAGCTGTGAAGCATCGGATAGTCAGCCATCCGGATCGCGGGGAGTGCCGGGGTCGCGGTCGTGTGGGCGGATCTTGTACGTGCAGGCGTGGTCGCCGTTCGGTATGAAATTTGTCCGCCTGACTTCGGCATCAAAGAGTTTTTCTTGCAACGGTGCAATATTTCATATATTTTTGAGATAAAATAGTCTTAAATACAAAAACTCTGAACACATAGCACAATTATTATGCCAAAAAGATTTGAAGCAGAATTATTCGAACCAAAAAATTTACCTGAGCGCGGTATTCTCAGTGAAACAATTTTTAAAAACGATCATACGGCAATGGTCATGATGCACCTTGCTCCGGGAGAGGAGTTGAACGAGCACACCTCGAAGTTTCCTGTCTGGATTCAGACCATCGATGGCCGGGGTGTTCTGAAAACACCGGATGATGAGCAGGATATGACTCCGGGCAGCTGGATCTATCTCGAACCTTCCGAGGAACATGGCGTGTATCCCGCCGGCGAGACATTCGTCCGTTTTGCGCTCATCATCATGAAAAAATAGCTTCGGTCAGCAGGAAGGGATATGTCTCCGTTCTGGTTGATGATGGCCGGTCTGCTCCATCAGAACAAGTAAAAACAGACCGTTACCCTCAAGGTTTTTAAAAAACAAAGACTGTTTTGCAGGTGTTTATTATCTTGCAGTCAGGCATTTCCGACTTTTTGCCTTGCCGGACGTATAATCAGACAGCAACAGGTGCCTTTCCGTTTTCCGGAGCGCCGGTGTCACATAAATTCGAATATTTTTCTGATAGATTTTGGCCTATGACCATTTTGACAATTTCAATACTTATGCTGCTCGTATTGTGGCAGCCGGCAGAAGCACAAAACGGCGCGGGCGATCATCATCCTGACCGGATTATGATCCTGTTCGAAGCGCAGAGTCCGGTTATTTCAGAAATCGCGCCCGGACCCGAACTTCAGAAGTCGTTTCCTGATGGTATCATCACACTGGAAAGAGCGGCATCCATGCCCGAAACCGAAGCACTGATTCGCGATTACGGACTGGAGTCTATGCGGAAAATGGTCCGCTCTTCGGTGAACCGGAAGGTGAATTCTGACGAACTGCCTGCCCGTGACCGCATGTTTGTTGCGTATATTGCTGAATCACGTGATCTCGACGAGGTGATCCGGCAGCTTCAGCAGCGCAATGACATCATATATGCCGAGCCGGACTTCAAGGGAAAAGGAAGCGGCAAACAGAACTCAAATACAAACGCATTCCCCAACGACCGGTTATTTCACCTGCAGTGGGGGCTGGAAAATTCCGGTCAGGCTATCGATGAAGTGGATGGGGTCGCCGGAATAGACATCAACATCCTTCCGGCATGGGAAATTACGACCGGAAGCAGTGATGTCACGCTGGCTGTTCTCGATTCCGGTCAGCCCGATTCTGTCCCGGATTTCGGCAACCGCGTTGTGCCGGGATATAATTTTGTCAGTAACAGCACAAATACGGCAGATGATCACGGCCACGGAACCAGCGTGGCGAGTATCGCCCTTGCAACCGGCGATAACGACGGCGTGATGGCCGGGGTGGACTGGAACGCCTCCATCATGCCCGTGAAAATCCTGGATGAAAACAATGAGGGTTCTTATTCCTGGTGGATTGACGGTATTTACTGGGCGATGGATAACGGCGCCGATGTTCTGAATATGAGCGTGGGAGGAAGCAGCGAGAGCAACTTGCTGCGACAGGCAGTGGAAGATGCATTATCAGAGAGTGTCCATGTCATCGCCTGCATGATGAATGAAGACAACGATGTTACCTTTTATCCGGCCGGGTACGACGGAGTGGTGTCGGTCGGTGCGATTAATAGCCGGGGAGAGCGTGCCAGCCCGTTCAGCTGGGGCGGCGGCAGTAATTATGGAGATCATATCGATCTTGTAGCCCCCGGGGATATGATTGTTTCCTTATCGAGCCAGGATCCCGAAAGTGGAACGTACTGGTCGGGAACATCCCAGGCTGCCCCGATGGTGGCCGGTGTGGTTTCCATGATGCTTTCTCTGGATCCCGGTTTGTCACCGCAGGAAGTTAAAGATCTGCTGACGGAGCAAGCCGATGGTGACGGGACCTGGGACCGGTATTACGGATGGGGCCGGCTTGATGCCCATGAAGTCATCAGGGCGGTGTATAATCCTACGGGAACCGAAGTTGCAACGGACAAGCCGGAGGATTTTTTGTTGGAGCAAAACTACCCCAATCCGTTCAATCCTTCAACAGAAATCGGATTCCGCCTTCCGGAGGCCGCAGATGTACGGCTCGAGGTTTTCGACATTCTGGGACGGCGGGTGGCATTGCTGGTCGATGAACAGATGGCGGCGGGACGGCATCAGGTTACTTTCGACGGGACGAACCTGTCCAGCGGCACCTATATTTACAGGCTGACAACCGGGGATATGATGCGGTCGCGCACGATGGTTCTTTTGAAATAAGGAAATTTTACTGATAGAAACCGGGGCAGACGGCAGCCTGAACAGCAGGTGAATCAATAGCGGCATAAAGGCCATCTATTTCACATAGATCACGGTCTTGATCTCACGCTCTCCTTCATGGTCAAACTCCTGATTGTCAGTGGGGTGATTGACCACTCCTTTCGCAGCGGTCCACATGGTAGTTGACCCGCCCCCGTCGAGGTTGATGCCGTCCATACATCCGAGATCCAGCATGAAACGGGCGAGTTCGTTGAGGGTAAGCCCTTCGGCCTCGCCATCGTGGCGTCCGTCTGCGGCAATCAGAAGGGTGTGTCCGCCATAGGTGCGGCAGATGGCGGTCCGGGGATGTCTGACGGCTGAATGGCGGTCTTCGATATGGGTCGTGTAGGACTCGTCATAGACAACGGGATAGACCGATCCGCCGGTAACCAGCATGTGTCCGCCCGCCATGGCATGATCTACTTCAGGCCACTCGTCGTCCCAGTCATCGCCGTTCCTGGTGCGGAAAACAGGCATCCCGTCCTCATCCAGACCCACAGCCGAACTGCCGACAAAATGGAGCTCGTCGGGTTCGTCATCAAAAAAAGGCAGCAGTTCACCGTCGATTTTGAGTATTCCGGAATTGGCATAGTCCGGTCCGCCGTGTCCGAAACCGGAATTGATGGCAGCAATGGCCCCGAGGCGCTCCCCGTATCGTGACACCGGTTTGCGAAGGTCATCGAACAGGTAGCCGGACGAGAATCCAAGGCCGATGTCACCGGCATCCGGGGTCACTGAAACGACATGGATAAACTGGGGCGCATCGAACAGCGAATCATAGTGGCGTTGAATCAGCTCCACTCCGTCATCCAGTTGGGTGAGTGTCCAGGATTCCGGCTCCGGAAACGAACTGAGCACCGAGTCGCTGTCATTGCCGCATCCGGACAGCAGCGCTGCCGGCATCAGCCAGATAAATATGTATGCGGGCAGCTTTTTGATATTCATCCCGGGTAAGACATGTGATTCTGACATAGAAGTATCAGTGATTTAGTGAGATCAGATCTGAAAATGAAAAAAGGTCTGATAATGAAAAAACTTCTGATGCGGAATAATCAGGGTTCGAGCAGGTTGTCCAGTTCATCCATAAGCTCGCCGTACTGGCGCCAGTCGCCGTCACTGATGGCCTGGCGCATTTCCTGCCAGAGCGACCGGATTCGCTGCAGTTCATCCGGATCAACAGCAACGCCCGGTTCTGCGCCCGGCCGGTCCTCAACCGGAAGCGGCTCTTCCATTTCGGCCAGCAGCTCCTCATCATCCGGTATCGCTTCAGGAGCAACTTCCGGCTCAAGAAAATCGGCATCTTCGCCGAACAGATCGACCATCGCCGTTTCGATGGTTGGTTGCATGGATATGTCGTCACCGACCGCCACGATCACGCGCTGAAGCTGCGGGATGTCGTCACGGTCAGCCAGCAGGAATACCGGCTCGACATACATAAAGGAGTTGGCGACGGGCACGACCAGCAGGTTGCCGCGAATGACCCTGGACCCGCGCTGGTCCCACAGCGCCAGCTGCCGTGAAATTTCCGGATCCTGATCGATGCGTGATTCGATCTGGGACGGCCCGAAAATGAGGCGGTCTTTGGGCAGACGGTATGTGATCAGCTCACCGTAATGTTCGGGATCGGATCGCGCCGCCATCCAGGCGATCATGTTGTTGCGGCCTTCGGGCGTGAACGGACTGATAAGCTTGAACTCCAGCTCTTCGGTTTCTTCACCGGGAAGCCGGCCAAGCACATAGTAGGGCTCCATGACTGTCCGTTGTCCGGCGTACTGTTCAAAGGGTCGCCGCCAGCGGTCTTCGTCATTATAGAAAACGCGCGGATTGGTCATGTGATAGCGCGTGTACTGCTGCATCTGCACCTCGAAAAGGTTGACAGGGTAGCGGAAATGTTCTTCCAGACCTTCGGGAACCTGGTCTGCCGGCTGGAATATATCCGGGAAGATATTCTGATAGACGGCCATCACCGGATCGGTTTCATCCACAACATAAAAATCCACCGAGCCCTCATACGCATCCACTACAATTTTGACCGGGTTGCGCATATAGTTGATATCTCCCTGAGGTTCGGAGTAAGGGAATTTTGAGGATGTGGTATAGGCGTCCTGAATCCAGACCAGCCGTCCGTCATGAACGACCAGATAGGGGTCCTCATCGAGCTGGAGGAACGGAGCGATGCGTTCAATGCGGTCCTGCACCCCGCGCCAGATCTGCAGTCGGCTTTCGGGTGTAATGTAGTCGGACAGCAGGATGTTGATGTCCCCGAGCTCCCAGGCGAACAGCAGCCGGTGGAACCAGCTCCGGAACGGGATGCCTCCGCTGCCGGAATAATGATGATAGACATTGCCGTCGCCGGCAGGATAATGCAGCTCTTCGGTGCCGGTGTTCACAATGTGATATCCAACGCTCTGCTTGCCATAGTAGATAGCCGCATTGTCGATGGGAATGTCGGGATGGGTGACTGGAGGGAGGTCACGGGCCAGCATAAGGGGCTCGCCCTGGCGGTTGGAACGGTTGACCGGACTCATGGCAACGCCGTATCCGTGCGTGTACTGCAGGTGGCGGTTTACCCAGGTGTTGGATCCGTCCGGCAGACGCGGAGACAGTTCACGGCCGGCCAGCATGACCTGCTGTTTCTCACCGTCGATGCGATAACGGTCGATGCCGATGGTATTGAACTGGTAGTACGGACGGATCTCCTGAAGCTGCCGGTAGGTCTGGATGAGCAGCCGGGGATCCCAGAGCCGGATGTTTTCGATTATTTCCTGATTCTCCCGGATATCGCCTGCCTTCAGCGTATCATCTGCTGAATAATCGATCTCCCGTACGTTATCCAGACCGTAAGCAAGCCGGGTCATTTCAATATTATGCTCGATGTAAGGGCGTTCTACCTCAAGTTCGTTGGGGTCGACGCGGAACTGCTGCACGGCCGCAGGCAGTATCAGCCGGCCGAAAAGAAGTGACAGAACAACCAGCACGGCCACACCGGCGAGCACCTTGTTCATCCGCACCCATCGGCTGGCAATGAGCAGCGCCGCCAGAAGAATGGTCAGTATGGATGCAATCCACAATGCGGGAAGTTCAATGGCCACATGCGTGTAGCCGGCTCCGAAAACCACCCCGTCCTCACGGAAAAGCAGTTCGTAGCGGGAAAGAAAGAATCCGAAGCCGAGAAAGAGCAGCCAGATCGCACCGTTGATTTTGATCTGCATCAGCGCCGACGGGTCGGCCCGGAGTCCCTCGTTGGGCCGGGCACTGATCATATCGGTGGCAAAGTAAATCACGGCCAGCAGAAATGTCACAAAAAAGGCCAGCGCGGTGATCGATCCCTGAATGGTGGAAATCAGCGGCAGCTGAAACATGTAGAAGCTGATTTCGCGGCCGAAAACGGGATCAACAGCGCCGAATGGCTGGGCGTAGAAGAACCGCAGGGCGTCATCCCACCGCAGCATGATCGCCAGGGCAAAAATAAAGGCGATGATCAGTGATCCGGCGGTGAATGCGCGGCGCAGCCATTTGTACTGGCGGTCTGCGGGAATGGCAATGTTGAGGCTGCCGATGATGGTGGTGACCAGCCGGGAGTTTTGAAGCTGCCGGGCCAGAAACCGGAAATTGATCATCAGATAAATTCCGGAGAGCAGAAACGCCCCCAGAAACATCATTACCTGTGTGGATTTAAGCACGCGGAAAATATCGGCGTAGCCCAGCTCGCGCAGCCAGACCCACTCCATAATCCAGCTGGAGAAGATCATCAGCAGAATCAGCGGAATGATAATAATAAGAGCGATGCGCAGTATGCGTAATGTCATGGTAAGGTTTGGCTTTTTTCAATGAATTATTTCAGCTGTAAATTAACCAAAAGCCAGCCCTGCCCAAAGTGACCCGCACAAAAAACGACAATTCGTTTCCGGGGTGCCGCCGGGCGAAGAATCCGTTGACTGCTCCCGTTCAGGAAACGTTAAGACAGTACCTTATCGGTCGATGTGATGCGGCGCCGGTGGAAATGGCACTGGGTTACTTTTTCACCTTCTGCATGGCCTCATCCAGGGACTTTTCCGTAGTGTAGAACCGGCCCCACTTTTCTTTCGGATCGGGCGGGGTAAGCAGCGATACCACGATCAGCACCAGAATGGATGCCGATGCCGCCGGCAGAATAATGTACTGCTCGTTGAGCAGCTGCTCGCCGGTTGTACTGACAAGGATGGAATTTGCCACGGTGATGAAAAGCGTGACGCCCATCCCGGTAGCAATGGATGAGACACCGCCGGCAACGGTCACGCGTTTCCAGAGGAAAGCGGCCAGCAGCGCGGGAGTGAGTCCCGCCCCCACCATCGTGTAGGCCGTAAGCGCCATCGCCAGGATCGTCTCGAACTGGGTAAGCAGCAGCCAGGCCAGAATCCCGAGAAGTACTACCGCCATCCGCTGGATGATAACGATCATCTTGCCGTCGGCATGCGGATTGATAAACCGCTGATAAATGTCGCGGGTCAGGTTGGTGGATGGCGTCAGCAGGAAACTGTTCCCGGTCGAGGTGATGATGGCGACGGAGGCCATGATCAGCAGCAGTCCGACGATCAGGGGCAGACCGACTTCGGAGCCGTACCGGGCCGTGTGCAGGATGATCCGCTCTGATTCGCCGCTGGAGAGGAAAAATTCGGAAGCGGACGGCAGTGCGTTGAAGTGGCTGAAGGCAAAGATGGCCAGCGAGGCAAGGGCCGTTTCCACAATGATGGTGCCCACGACCCACCACATAACGGCGGTTTTGGCGGATTTTTCATTCCGGGCAGAAAAGAACTTCTGATACATGTTGGACTCGCCCAGCAGCAGGAAGAACGTCGGCAGAAAGATCCCCATCGCCCACCAGAAATTGTTTTCACCGAAAATGGTAAAGTAGGATGGATCCAGCGTGGTGGTCAGATGCTCGGCGCCGCCGATGTTGATGTAGACCAGCGGGACGGCTATGATGACTGCCGCAGTAATTACCGCACCGTTGATGATATCCACCGAGACGATGGAAAGCATGCCGGCAAAAGCGGTGAAGGTGACGATGAACCCTGCGGTCAGCAGCACACCCTGCCATTCGGGAACACCGGCGACCAGGTCCAGGACAAATCCGCCCGCGCGGAACTGGTACCCCACGATGGTAGTATAGGCGATCACGATGACGATGGTGCCCAGTATGCGAGCCCACTTGTTGTACCGCAGCTCAAGGATGTCGGGCACGGTGAATTCGGCGATGCGGCGCACGCGGGCGGCGAGAAAGAAGACGATGACGATGGCAACCCAGGCTCCGGCAGCCATCCAGAGCTCGGAGAACCCGATGTTGGCGGCGAGTCCGGCTCCGGCCAGAAGACTGCCCGATCCCATCCAGGTGCAGAGGAGCGTACCGACCAGCTTGGATGTGGAAACCGACCGTCCGGCCACCATGAAGTCCTCCTGGTTTTTCACCAGAAAGCTTTTCCAGATAGAGATGGACATCAGCAGGATCAGGTATCCGATCACAACAATAAAAAAGATCACAAAAGCCTCCGTATGTTCGTCCGGCCGGATAATATCCGGCGATGTGGCAGTTTTTCAAGCGCTCCGGGTGCCCGGGCAGTGTCGCGGCTCAGAATGCAAGCTCAGAGGCGGATAATAAATGAATGTGCGGTTATTCACAAGTGACGGCAGGCAATTCCGGACAAATTGGATATCGTCCGTCGGGTAAGTCGCGCTGCCGGGCAGGTTGCGGGGTGCAATCAGCGGAACACGAAAGGAGAATTGGCGCGAATGCCGAGTGTCAGCAGATGCGCTTCTTCCGGTTCGGCCGGGATGCCGCTGTCGTGGAGATATTCGTAGCTGAGCACAAGCCGGAACTCACCGCCGCTCCGGGGAAACCGCCATCCGACGGAAGCGGAACGGTTCAGCCGCAGCCGGTCTTCCATATTAATGAGCTGCAGACGGGTTTCGGCGAACAGACTTTCCTCCTGCGGATTTGCATGCCAGTGCATGTGCAGGGTGGCCATATTCTGAAGATCGTTCCAGTCCGGACCGGTCTCTTCAAGTTCGCGGGGTGTTCGGCGGTCCCAGGTGATCACATACTGCTCAAATCCCAGCATCATCATAAGGTCATCTTCCCTGAGCAGACTTCCAAGGTGCTGGTAGCGCAGGATCATGCTGCTGAAAATGAGTGAGCGCTCCCTGCCGATGTCGAGGTTGTCGATGTCGTGCTTGCAGCGGTGCATGAAGCCAAGCTGAAGAAAGCCGGGGGAGAGGCGTGTGGTGTAGAGAAGTCCTTCTTCCCAGAAAATGGCCCTCGGATTGAAGTTGATGTCGTTGTGCGGGTCGGCGAGGAACTGGATCTGGCCGGTCAGCAGCATGGAAGAAGTGTCACCCTGACGCCAGAGCTCCACATAGCCACCAAGATCCTGATACCACAGATGGTGATCATCGCTGCTCAGCGGGAAATTTCCGAACCCGGCCCAGCCTCCGAATGTGTGAAAAGCGCGGACATCCATGTCCGGCAGATGGTTCCGATCGTCAAGAAGCGGATTGATGATCAGTGAACGTGCTGCATGGCGCTGGGCACCGGCTTCCGGTGCCAAAACAAGAGCCGCAACCAGAAGCAGCAATTGAACGGCAGGACGGATTATTCCGGAAATCCCGGTTGGCGGATGCCGGAAGTGCATGGAAGACCGCTGATCCCCGCAGTCGATGCCGGGTAATTCAGACCTTGCGTCCGGCAAGGAACGTCCACGCTTCACGGAAAGATGGTATGAAAACCCGCTGTTCAACAAAATCTGTGAAATGAGGTTTCAGAGCGTTTTCGATATCGCTCATAATGTCATCGCGTGCAATACCTGTCTCTTCATCAAACGCACGAGTTCCGCAACATTGCATATTGAGCATTCCGCCCGGTTTAAGACTGTCCGCCACCTTCTTCATCAGATCGCTGAGAAACTCCGCGCGGGTCTGCCCCTCTCTGACCGGATCGATAGTGAGATCGTAAATCACACCGTCAAGCTGATCCTGAGAATCGATGTACTCAAATACATCACCGGCAATCACCTCGGCTTTGGGATGGGCGAACGCATCTCCGCACAGGCCGGGCAGATATTTGCGCGACAAACGCATGACCTCCTCATCTATATCGATCATTACCGCTTTTTCCAGTGCTCTGGACTGCTGGCGGTCGATCTCGAGAAGTTCGTGCAGGACGCCGCCGTCACCGCCGCCCAGTATGGCGACGCGTCCGAACGTGCCCAGCATGACAAGCGGACTGACCATGGCTACGTTGTAGGACCTGTCCGATTCGGATATCTGCAGGTCCTTATCTATAATGAGTTGGTGCCCGAACTTTTCATGATACCGGATTTCGATATCCTGCCAGGGACTGGTTGTCCGGGTGATAATTCTGGATTCGGCATCATTTACCGCTTTTTCGAATTCAGCCATGTGTCAGCATAATTTGTGTTCAGGTATTGCGGTCGGTGTGGGGGTCCGGTCGATAAGACTGGCCGGCGCAGCTTCATCAGCAGTTGCAAAATACAACAAATAGTACCTGTATCACCGTTTTTCAGGTAACGAAAGGTACAAAATCCGGCGCATATTCGCATATGCCGAGGTCAGGGTCTGGTTGCTTTGCGGGTATTGGACTGCTCCGTATTTTTCGTGACCTTACATTGTTTGTAAAAATGTATTGTTTGTTTCTGAG contains the following coding sequences:
- a CDS encoding sodium:solute symporter family protein is translated as MSISIWKSFLVKNQEDFMVAGRSVSTSKLVGTLLCTWMGSGSLLAGAGLAANIGFSELWMAAGAWVAIVIVFFLAARVRRIAEFTVPDILELRYNKWARILGTIVIVIAYTTIVGYQFRAGGFVLDLVAGVPEWQGVLLTAGFIVTFTAFAGMLSIVSVDIINGAVITAAVIIAVPLVYINIGGAEHLTTTLDPSYFTIFGENNFWWAMGIFLPTFFLLLGESNMYQKFFSARNEKSAKTAVMWWVVGTIIVETALASLAIFAFSHFNALPSASEFFLSSGESERIILHTARYGSEVGLPLIVGLLLIMASVAIITSTGNSFLLTPSTNLTRDIYQRFINPHADGKMIVIIQRMAVVLLGILAWLLLTQFETILAMALTAYTMVGAGLTPALLAAFLWKRVTVAGGVSSIATGMGVTLFITVANSILVSTTGEQLLNEQYIILPAASASILVLIVVSLLTPPDPKEKWGRFYTTEKSLDEAMQKVKK
- a CDS encoding phosphodiester glycosidase family protein, whose amino-acid sequence is MNIKKLPAYIFIWLMPAALLSGCGNDSDSVLSSFPEPESWTLTQLDDGVELIQRHYDSLFDAPQFIHVVSVTPDAGDIGLGFSSGYLFDDLRKPVSRYGERLGAIAAINSGFGHGGPDYANSGILKIDGELLPFFDDEPDELHFVGSSAVGLDEDGMPVFRTRNGDDWDDEWPEVDHAMAGGHMLVTGGSVYPVVYDESYTTHIEDRHSAVRHPRTAICRTYGGHTLLIAADGRHDGEAEGLTLNELARFMLDLGCMDGINLDGGGSTTMWTAAKGVVNHPTDNQEFDHEGEREIKTVIYVK
- the ric gene encoding iron-sulfur cluster repair di-iron protein — encoded protein: MNTSELHQTTVSDIVCSNYHAAGVFREYGIDFCCGGDITLREACERKGISTEEVSGKLLDALEKREASDEQFQDWSPGLLIDYIESRHHRFVRQKVYEIADYAKKVAHVHGQRHPWNITIYQDFLELSEDMLDHLEEEEKKVFPLIRKIEEMSNKGAAIDADTVKKLHDGLELLHEDHEGAGNLMASIRQASNGFTPPDDACTKYRILYKNLAGFEEDLHKHVHLEKNLLFRKAQALV
- a CDS encoding S8 family peptidase; translation: MTILTISILMLLVLWQPAEAQNGAGDHHPDRIMILFEAQSPVISEIAPGPELQKSFPDGIITLERAASMPETEALIRDYGLESMRKMVRSSVNRKVNSDELPARDRMFVAYIAESRDLDEVIRQLQQRNDIIYAEPDFKGKGSGKQNSNTNAFPNDRLFHLQWGLENSGQAIDEVDGVAGIDINILPAWEITTGSSDVTLAVLDSGQPDSVPDFGNRVVPGYNFVSNSTNTADDHGHGTSVASIALATGDNDGVMAGVDWNASIMPVKILDENNEGSYSWWIDGIYWAMDNGADVLNMSVGGSSESNLLRQAVEDALSESVHVIACMMNEDNDVTFYPAGYDGVVSVGAINSRGERASPFSWGGGSNYGDHIDLVAPGDMIVSLSSQDPESGTYWSGTSQAAPMVAGVVSMMLSLDPGLSPQEVKDLLTEQADGDGTWDRYYGWGRLDAHEVIRAVYNPTGTEVATDKPEDFLLEQNYPNPFNPSTEIGFRLPEAADVRLEVFDILGRRVALLVDEQMAAGRHQVTFDGTNLSSGTYIYRLTTGDMMRSRTMVLLK
- a CDS encoding AraC family ligand binding domain-containing protein; this encodes MPKRFEAELFEPKNLPERGILSETIFKNDHTAMVMMHLAPGEELNEHTSKFPVWIQTIDGRGVLKTPDDEQDMTPGSWIYLEPSEEHGVYPAGETFVRFALIIMKK
- a CDS encoding UPF0182 family protein, translated to MTLRILRIALIIIIPLILLMIFSSWIMEWVWLRELGYADIFRVLKSTQVMMFLGAFLLSGIYLMINFRFLARQLQNSRLVTTIIGSLNIAIPADRQYKWLRRAFTAGSLIIAFIFALAIMLRWDDALRFFYAQPFGAVDPVFGREISFYMFQLPLISTIQGSITALAFFVTFLLAVIYFATDMISARPNEGLRADPSALMQIKINGAIWLLFLGFGFFLSRYELLFREDGVVFGAGYTHVAIELPALWIASILTILLAALLIASRWVRMNKVLAGVAVLVVLSLLFGRLILPAAVQQFRVDPNELEVERPYIEHNIEMTRLAYGLDNVREIDYSADDTLKAGDIRENQEIIENIRLWDPRLLIQTYRQLQEIRPYYQFNTIGIDRYRIDGEKQQVMLAGRELSPRLPDGSNTWVNRHLQYTHGYGVAMSPVNRSNRQGEPLMLARDLPPVTHPDIPIDNAAIYYGKQSVGYHIVNTGTEELHYPAGDGNVYHHYSGSGGIPFRSWFHRLLFAWELGDINILLSDYITPESRLQIWRGVQDRIERIAPFLQLDEDPYLVVHDGRLVWIQDAYTTSSKFPYSEPQGDINYMRNPVKIVVDAYEGSVDFYVVDETDPVMAVYQNIFPDIFQPADQVPEGLEEHFRYPVNLFEVQMQQYTRYHMTNPRVFYNDEDRWRRPFEQYAGQRTVMEPYYVLGRLPGEETEELEFKLISPFTPEGRNNMIAWMAARSDPEHYGELITYRLPKDRLIFGPSQIESRIDQDPEISRQLALWDQRGSRVIRGNLLVVPVANSFMYVEPVFLLADRDDIPQLQRVIVAVGDDISMQPTIETAMVDLFGEDADFLEPEVAPEAIPDDEELLAEMEEPLPVEDRPGAEPGVAVDPDELQRIRSLWQEMRQAISDGDWRQYGELMDELDNLLEP
- a CDS encoding ArsR/SmtB family transcription factor, giving the protein MQIRSFKKQVYEELADLTKALGHPLRLEILELLAQGPASVEYISEQTGSSIASTSQHLQNLKKVRLVRAEKRGKYSYYYLAGKQVFSAWKGLRDLGFTLNSEIRQLMQDLHEQPSALEPVNAKELRERIRNRETLLLDVRPRQEFDAGHIADAASIPVAELNDHLDKLPRDRKIIAYCRGPLCAMSDDAVRILRDHGFDAARMDIGYPEWQSYDLPVE